One Marinibacterium anthonyi genomic region harbors:
- a CDS encoding putative cytochrome c-like protein: MKALLPLAPAAAAVATLALVACTQPSEPQGALLFSENCTSCHGTSARGDGPLASELTKKPADLTLIAYRNGGTFPMAQVMSTIDGFTRVQHGNVIMPEFGALLSDGPMVTYDSGDGIPTPTPAPLVALAEYIESLQRTPS, encoded by the coding sequence ATGAAAGCCCTCCTGCCTCTCGCGCCCGCGGCCGCCGCCGTCGCGACCCTTGCCCTCGTCGCCTGCACCCAGCCCTCCGAACCCCAGGGCGCGCTGCTGTTCTCCGAAAATTGCACCTCCTGCCACGGCACGTCGGCCCGGGGCGATGGCCCGCTGGCCAGCGAACTCACCAAGAAGCCCGCCGACCTGACGCTGATCGCCTACCGCAACGGCGGCACCTTCCCGATGGCGCAGGTCATGTCCACGATCGACGGGTTCACCCGTGTCCAGCACGGCAACGTCATCATGCCCGAATTCGGCGCGCTGCTCTCCGACGGGCCCATGGTCACCTACGACAGCGGCGATGGCATCCCCACGCCGACACCGGCCCCGCTGGTCGCGCTGGCCGAATACATCGAAAGCCTGCAGCGCACCCCGTCCTGA
- the tag_1 gene encoding DNA-3-methyladenine glycosylase 1, which yields MSNTIPGPDGRPRCAWCASAPDFFAYHDAEWGYPVGDDIRLFEKLCLESFQSGLSWRTILSKRENFRAAFDGFDFRKVALYDDADVARLLGDAGIVRHKGKIAAVINNAKRCCDLVDAEGSLAAYIWRWEPDPATLPDPQTQSTSPASVALSKDLKKRGWAFVGPTTVYAFMQAMGLINDHATGCAMRDKAAAARAGFTPPP from the coding sequence ATGTCCAACACCATCCCCGGCCCCGACGGCCGCCCGCGCTGTGCCTGGTGTGCCTCGGCCCCCGATTTCTTTGCCTACCACGACGCCGAATGGGGCTATCCCGTGGGCGACGACATCCGGCTGTTCGAAAAGCTCTGCCTCGAAAGCTTCCAGTCCGGCCTCAGCTGGCGCACCATCCTGTCCAAGCGCGAAAACTTCCGCGCCGCCTTCGACGGGTTCGACTTCCGCAAGGTCGCGCTTTACGACGACGCCGACGTGGCCCGCCTGCTGGGGGACGCCGGCATCGTCCGCCACAAGGGCAAGATCGCGGCCGTCATCAACAACGCGAAACGCTGCTGTGACCTGGTCGACGCCGAAGGCTCGCTTGCCGCCTATATCTGGCGATGGGAACCCGATCCGGCCACGCTGCCGGACCCGCAGACGCAATCCACGTCCCCGGCCTCCGTCGCGCTGTCCAAGGACCTCAAGAAACGCGGCTGGGCCTTTGTCGGGCCCACCACGGTCTATGCCTTCATGCAGGCCATGGGCCTGATCAACGACCATGCCACCGGCTGCGCCATGCGCGACAAGGCCGCCGCCGCCCGCGCCGGTTTCACGCCGCCCCCCTGA
- the yhhJ gene encoding Inner membrane transport permease YhhJ: MRLSSVFRLGVKELWGLARDPVLVLLILYAFSFSVSSSARSEPETLNRAAIAIVDEDNSPLSQRIADAFYPPHFTDPRMITLDEVDERLDAGIDTFVLDIPPNFQRDVLADREPDMQLNVDATRMTQAFSGAGYVETIVTQEVTEFLARVRETNDQPVTLALRAKFNQQLDPMWFGAINALISSISMLSIILGGAALIREREHGTIEHMLVMPLAPVEILASKVWSMGLVVFLATVFCLRVIIQGQLQVPIPGSIGLFYIGAALQLFATTSLGFFLATVAGSMPQFALLMILTLLPMQMLSGGGTPRENMPEFVQTIMLAAPDTHFVMIAQAVLFRGAGLDVIWPQFLWLAGIGGILFYLALRQFRKFLQ, encoded by the coding sequence ATGCGCCTGTCCTCCGTCTTCCGTCTCGGCGTCAAGGAACTCTGGGGGCTGGCCCGCGACCCGGTGCTGGTCCTGCTGATCCTCTACGCCTTTTCGTTCTCGGTCTCCTCCTCGGCGCGCAGCGAACCCGAAACCCTCAACCGCGCCGCCATCGCCATCGTGGACGAGGACAATTCGCCCCTGTCCCAACGCATCGCCGACGCCTTCTATCCCCCCCATTTCACCGACCCAAGGATGATAACCCTGGACGAGGTCGACGAACGGCTGGATGCGGGCATCGACACCTTCGTCCTCGACATCCCGCCCAACTTCCAGCGCGACGTGCTGGCCGACCGTGAACCCGACATGCAGCTGAACGTCGATGCCACCCGCATGACCCAGGCGTTTTCCGGCGCCGGCTACGTCGAAACCATCGTCACGCAGGAAGTCACCGAATTCCTCGCCCGCGTGCGCGAAACCAATGACCAGCCGGTGACGCTGGCGCTGCGCGCCAAGTTCAACCAGCAGCTCGACCCGATGTGGTTCGGCGCGATCAACGCGCTGATCTCCTCGATCTCGATGCTGTCGATCATCCTGGGCGGCGCGGCTTTGATCCGCGAACGCGAACACGGCACGATCGAACACATGCTGGTCATGCCGCTTGCCCCGGTCGAAATCCTGGCCTCCAAGGTCTGGTCCATGGGGCTTGTCGTCTTCCTGGCCACGGTGTTCTGCCTGCGCGTGATCATCCAGGGCCAGCTGCAGGTGCCCATCCCCGGCTCCATCGGCCTGTTCTACATCGGCGCCGCGCTGCAGCTTTTCGCCACCACCTCGCTGGGGTTCTTCCTGGCCACCGTGGCGGGATCCATGCCGCAATTCGCGCTGCTGATGATCCTGACGCTGCTGCCCATGCAGATGCTGTCGGGCGGCGGCACCCCGCGCGAAAACATGCCGGAATTCGTCCAGACCATCATGCTGGCCGCCCCCGACACCCATTTCGTGATGATCGCGCAGGCGGTGCTGTTCCGGGGCGCGGGGCTTGACGTGATCTGGCCTCAGTTCCTGTGGCTGGCGGGCATCGGCGGCATCCTCTTCTACCTCGCCCTCAGGCAGTTCCGGAAGTTCCTGCAGTAA